The proteins below come from a single Euleptes europaea isolate rEulEur1 chromosome 5, rEulEur1.hap1, whole genome shotgun sequence genomic window:
- the LOC130477611 gene encoding opsin-VA-like — protein MDGLVRESENESLILGPSASSLPQDPFLHPMDFIEPWNFQLLSALMFLVTALSLSENFTVILVTVKFKQLRQPVNYVIVNLSVADFLVSLIGGTISFLTNLKGYFYMGRWACVLEGFAVTFFGIVALWSLALLAFERYFVICRPLGNMRLRGKHAALGIAFVWVFSFIWTIPPTMGWSSYTTSKIGTTCEPNWYSRDYNDHTFIITFFTTCFILPLLVILVSYGKLMRKLKKVSNTQGRLGSSRKPERQVTRMVVIMILAFLICWSPYAAFSILVTACPSIELDAHLAAVPAFFSKTATVYNPIIYVFMNNQFRRCLIQLFRCSDRDVTVSNVNPISDRATLTHNKNCGEMPTLAGQLTVFDQRSEDEHSSCRSFAQLAISENKVCPL, from the exons ATGGATGGACTGGTGAGAGAATCCGAAAACGAGTCCTTGATTCTAGGTCCTTCAGCAAGTTCTTTGCCCCAGGACCCATTCCTGCACCCTATGGACTTCATTGAGCCGTGGAATTTCCAGCTTCTTTCTGCTCTGATGTTCTTGGTGACTGCCCTGTCTCTCTCTGAAAATTTTACTGTCATCCTGGTGACTGTGAAATTCAAACAGCTGAGACAGCCGGTCAACTATGTCATAGTGAACTTGTCTGTGGCTGATTTCCTGGTCTCTCTGATTGGAGGTACCATCAGCTTTTTAACCAATCTGAAGGGTTATTTTTATATGGGCCGCTGGGCATGTGTGCTGGAGGGATTTGCAGTGACTTTCTTTG GGATTGTTGCTCTCTGGTCCCTTGCTCTGCTTGCATTTGAGCGCTACTTTGTAATTTGTCGCCCCTTGGGAAACATGCGCCTCCGAGGGAAGCATGCGGCTCTGGGCATAGCCTTTGTGTGGGTCTTCTCCTTCATCTGGACCATCCCTCCTACAATGGGATGGAGCAGCTACACAACTAGCAAGATCGGAACGACCTGCGAACCCAACTG gtaTTCTAGAGACTACAATGACCACACTTTCATTATTACATTCTTCACCACCTGTTTCATATTACCATTGTTGGTGATTTTGGTCTCCTATGGAAAATTAATGCGGAAGCTTAAGAAG GTTTCAAACACTCAAGGCAGATTAGGTTCCTCAAGGAAGCCTGAAAGACAAGTTACTCGAATGGTTGTTATTATGATCCTTGCGTTTTTAATCTGCTGGTCTCCATATGCAGCTTTCTCCATCCTAGTCACAGCCTGTCCTTCTATTGAACTGGACGCCCATCTTGCTGCAGTCCCAGCTTTCTTTTCCAAAACAGCTACGGTGTATAATCCAATTATCTATGTCTTTATGAACAATCAG TTCCGGAGGTGTCTAATCCAGCTGTTCCGGTGCAGTGACCGAGATGTTACAGTTTCCAATGTGAATCCCATTTCAGATAGGGCAACACTGACACACAACAAAAATTGTGGAGAGATGCCCACTTTAGCCGGGCAACTTACTGTTTTTGACCAGAGAAGTGAAGACGAACACAGCAGCTGCCGTTCTTTTGCCCAGCTGGCCATTTCAGAAAACAAAGTCTGTCCACTGTGA